The DNA window GCCCGCGCACCGCTCCGGCATGGCCGCGGGCGTCGAAGAGGTCTCCTACGAGTTCGGCACCCTGCTCACCGTCGCGATCACCGGCTCGCTGCTGCCACTCTGGTTCGAGCGCGCATTCCCGCGGGGCATGGAAGCGCTTTACGACGCCACGCCCAACCCCGCCGCCGCCACCGCCTACACCGACGCCTACCACGCCGTCCTACTCGTGCTTGCCGCCGCAGCGCTGGTCTTTTCCGCCGCAACTGCGTTCTGCTTCCGCGACAACCCCAAGTCTGGAGAACTCCATGCCCCGCAAAAGTAAGCGCGAAGACATCCTGCGCACCGCCTACGCCATCGTCGCCTCTGACCCGGGCGGCATCGAGGCCGTCACCTATGATCGGCTCGCCGCCGAAACAGAGCTGTCCAAGTCCGGCCTGCTCTACCACTTCCCCTCCCGCCACGCCCTGCTGGTCGGACTGCACGAGTACACCGCAGCCGTGTGGGAGGACAAGGTGCGCGCCCACGCCGGAGGCAAGGGCGCCGAGGAACTTTCCCCGCGCGAGCGCTACCGCGCGATGCTGGTGACCATGAGCGAGCACGAGCCGCTCGCCGAGCTCATGGTCACGCTCCACTCCCGCACGCACCCCGACTACACGCGCCCCTGGCTGGAGGTAGAGGACCGGTGGCTGCCGCGTGCCGACGACACGGCGGCGGACCCTAATCTTCTGGCTGCGTCGGCACTGGCCTCGGGCCTGTGGGTGCACGACCACATTTATGCGCGGCCGTTGGCGGAGGTAAACCGGGCGGTGATCGTCGAGAAGCTGCTCGAGCTCATCGAATAAGCACGGTCTATATTGGGAATATGTCGAAGGATTGGAGCCCGCACACCTGGCACAGGCGCATCTCGCGGCCGGTGACCGTCTGGATGCTCGTGTTCATTGTGATCGGGCTGACGCACGTCCTGTTCACCGAACCCGGGTGGCTGCTTATCCACGTGTTCACGCTCGGGATTTTGACCAACTCGATCGTGGTGTGGTCGCAAAACCTCACCGAGCGCTTCCTGCAGCAGCGCCTGCCCGACAGCGCGCGGCCCGCGCAACTGCGCCGCACCTGGGCGCTGAACGCGGGCGCCGTGCTTGTGCTGGTTGGCCAGGTGCTGGTGACCTACTGGCTGACCTGGATCGGCGCGGCGCTCGTCGCGGGCGTGCTGGCCTGGCACGCGTGGGTGTTGTATACGCAGGTGCGGCGCGCCGGGCCCGAGAAGCGGCACCGAGCCGTCGCGCTTGGCTACGTCGCCAGCGCGGCCTGCCTGCCCGTCGGCGTCGTCTTCGGCGCCGCCCTGTCCTACGGG is part of the Corynebacterium imitans genome and encodes:
- a CDS encoding TetR/AcrR family transcriptional regulator; amino-acid sequence: MPRKSKREDILRTAYAIVASDPGGIEAVTYDRLAAETELSKSGLLYHFPSRHALLVGLHEYTAAVWEDKVRAHAGGKGAEELSPRERYRAMLVTMSEHEPLAELMVTLHSRTHPDYTRPWLEVEDRWLPRADDTAADPNLLAASALASGLWVHDHIYARPLAEVNRAVIVEKLLELIE